TTTGAAGAAAACATTTTCCCTTCATCTATAGAAGTTGCTTTAAAACCGGAATATGTAGATCCGGCAAAAATAAATGAAGCCATTAAAATTATAAGTTCAGTTCCGGGAATTGTAGACGTGAAAAACGACAGCAGTCTGATGGTAGACGTTTACAACAACCTGAATAGAATTTTAAAGTGGATTTTAGGTTTTTCACTTTTATTCTTAGTCTTAGCAGTTGTTTTGATTAATAATTCAATTCGTTTGAAGATCTTTTCTAAAAGATTTATCATTAAAACCATGCAACTGGTAGGAGCAAAAAGAAGATTTATTCTAAAACCTTTTATCATAGAAGCCATTATTTTAGGCGCTATTGGTTCGGTAATAGGCCTTTTGGCATTATTCGGGGTTTGGTATTATTTTACAAGTCAAATCGGTTCAGCATTCGTACAGGATACGCAACAATATTTCTGGTTAGTCTTATTAGTGTTGGGAGTAGGTATTTTCATTACCGTTTTGAGTACGGTAGTTGCTACCTGGAGATTCCTGAGAACAAATGTTGACGACTTATATTATTCATAAAATGAGCAATAAAACAAATAAATTTTCCGCAGCGGACTTCGGAAAAGAAACGGAAGCTTCCAAAGAAAATACGTTTTACTTCGGAAAAGAAAACTTTAAATGGATGTTGATCGGTTTAGCATGTATTGTGGTTGGATTCCTTTTGATGATGGGGCCGGATGCAAATACTGTGGATGGAAAATTCGATCCGAATTCCTGGAATGACGATATCTTTTCTATCCGCAGAATCAGAATTGCCCCTCTGTTTGTAATTATTGGTTTTGCCATAGAGGTATACGCGATTTTGAAAAAAAAATAAATGCGTTTCTAAAGAAAATGACATACTAGCTTTGTCAAAGTTCTGAACTTTGACAAAGTTTTTTTTGATAAAACATTATTTTAAATTATGGATTTAATCAAAGCAATTATTATTGCAATTATAGAAGGATTAACAGAATATCTTCCTATTTCTTCAACGGCTCATATGGGGTTTACCGCCAATTTAATGGGATTACCTGAAGATGAGTTTTTAAAAATGTTTCAGGTATCGATTCAGTTTGGAGCTATTTTATCGGTGGTGGTTGCATATTGGAAAAAATTCTTTGATTTAAAAAATCTTACGTTTTATTATAAGCTGGCTTTTGCTGTAGTTCCTGCTTTGGTTCTAGGATATTTATTCGATGATAAAATTGAAGCGGTTTTGGGAAATCAAATCGCCATTTCATCTGTTTTGGTATTAGGTGGAATAGTGTTGCTTTTTGCTGATCAATGGTTTAAAAATCCTAAAATTGATGATGAAAAAGGAATTACGGTAAGAAATGCAATTACCATTGGTTTTTGGCAGTGTTTAGCCATGATGCCGGGAACGAGTAGAAGTGCGGCATCCATTATCGGAGGAATGGCGCAGGGATTAACAAGAAAAGCTGCTGCTGAATTTTCATTCTTTTTAGCAGTTCCTACCATGTTGGCCGTTACAGTGTATTCGGTTTTTGTAAAAACCTGGGGAAAAGAAACGGCAACTCCGCAAAAAGGATATGAAATGATTATGGCTTCACAGGATCATATCACCATTTTTATTGTAGGAAACGTAGTTGCGTTTATTGTGGCTTTAATTGCTATCAAAGCTTTTATTGGAGTTTTAAATAAATACGGCTTTAAACCTTGGGGTTGGTATCGTATTTTCGTTGGAGTAGCTTTGTTGATTTATTTTTATTTCTTTAAATAAAAAGAGTTGAAAAAATATTTTCTAACTTTCATTTTATTCTCTAATCTTATCTTTTCCCAGAATTGGAATAAGAAAATTTTTAATGATGTTATTTTGATTAAAGATGAAAATGTTTTTCAATCCGGGAAATTAATTTTAATTGATATTCCATTGAAAATAAACAGTGGAGAAAGTTTGATTTTTTACAATGCTTCTCATGTTCCTAATAAATTATTTTTTGATGAAAAAATTTTTTTGCCTCAGGTTAAAGAATTTATTTTAATTTCTCCTGATAAAGAATATTATAAAAGCGTAAGAGAATTTGCAAATAGAATAAAAGGCTGCGCAGAACCCATGAAAACGGATAAATTTTATTTTGTAAAAAGAAATGAATCAAAATGGGACAGTATTTCGCTGAATTCTCAAAACTATCCTACAATCAATTTTAAAAATAAAATGACTGTAGGTTCTAAAAATGCTATTGTTTCTTATTATTCAGAATTTTTTGGCTCTGCTTGTTGTCCGAGAGATAAAAAAAGAGATTTTCTGACGGATAATAAGAATAATTACTTCTTTGAGGAACTTATAGATAAGGGAATTATTGTGAAAGAAATGTATTCTTGCAGTTTTGGACATGAAGGAGAGTATGCTTCTTTTTATCCTCTGAAAGAATTGTCTAATGAACAAAAAATGATTTTTATTAAAAAGAGGCGTGACTTTTTTCAGCAGGATCCGGAACGCTACCAAATATTTTTTCCGGAAATTATTGATTATCCTAATCTTAAATTGAGGAGCCTTAATTAATAATTGATTTTAAATAATGTATCTATTACTCATAAAATGACCGCAGAAGACTTACAATCAGGACACATATTTTTATTGGACAAACCTTTGGATTGGACCTCTTTTCAGGCGGTCAATAAAATGAAATATAAGCTCAAAAGAGAGTTTAATCTTCCCAAAAAATTCAAAATTGGGCATGCCGGAACTTTAGATCCGAGAGCAACCGGGCTTTTAATTGTTTGCTGTGGAAAATTCACAAAAAAGATTCCTGAAATTCAGGATGCTCGAAAGGAATACTGGACCGAGATAAAAATCGGAGTACAGACAGAATCTTATGATACTGAAAAACCTGAAATTCTGCATCAGGATTTTTCGCATATTACAGAAGAGCAGATTAAAACCGTTTTAGAAAAATTTATAGGTGAAATTGAACAGAAACCTCCCGTATTTTCAGCGATAAAAATTGACGGACAGAGAGCTTATAACTTGGCGAGAGCAGGAGAAGAAGTTGAAATGAAATCAAGAAAAACAACAATCCTTTATATTAAAGATATTAAAATCGATCTGCCTTTAGTAAGCTTTACGGTAGGCTGCTCAAAGGGAACCTATATCAGAAGTCTTGCTCACGATATTGGACAGGAATTGAGAGTGGGAGCTTATTTAACACAATTAAGAAGAACAAAAATCGGAGACTATACAATAGAGAATGCAACATCCGACTTTTTAGATAACGACTTTAGATTTGATAATTTATGATGAAAAATTTACTTTCACTAGTCACTTTATGTGGTTTTTTATTATCCTTTTCACAAAATACGGAGAATAAAAAACAGAAAATGGATTTTTATTTTAATCCTTCTGTTAATTTAGGATATAATATATTTAAAGAAAAAGAAGTTCCTAATAACACCCAATATATAGTTCCAAAAGCACCTAATAAAATCAGCTACGGAATTACGGCAATTGGTGGTTATAATTTTCTTCCTAACTTTGCATTGGGAATGGGACTTAAATATAGCTTTATACAAGACAACTATCATTTGATGTATGTCATGGTTCAGCCGAAAATTATCTTTACTCCGGGTGATCAGCCGTTCTATATAGATCTTAATTACGGAAAACAGATCAATAATTCAGTAGTTTCAGATTCTGAATTTTGGGGAGCGAGACTAGGAATGCAGGTCTCCTATTCAAAAAGACTCAGTCAGGAAGGCGGGATTATTCTGGAGGGATATAAACTTGGGAATGCTCATAAAAATCCGTTCATTATCGGATTAAGCTACGGAATTACCATTTTCAGCAATAAAAATTATACAGGTTACGGAGACGATTAATGGAAAAAACGCGTATCAATAAATATTTATCAGAAGTCGGATACTGTTCCAGAAGAGCAGCAGATAAGCTTTTGGAAGAAGGAAGAATTACAATAAATGGTAAAATTCCTGAATTGGGAACAAAAGTTTCTGATGAAGATCTTGTAGAAGTTGATGGAAAACCTATCTGTGAGCCACAAGAAAAACCGGTTTATATTGCTTTCAATAAGCCTGTTGGAATTGTCTGTACTACAGATACGAAACGCGAAAAAAACAATATTGTTGATTACATCAATCATCCGAAGAGAATTTTCCCGATCGGAAGGCTGGATAAACCTAGTGAAGGTCTTATTCTGCTGACAAGTGACGGCGATATTGTGAATAAAATCCTTAGAGCGAGGAACAATCATGAAAAAGAATATTTGGTAAGGGTTGATAAACCAATCACGCCAAAATTCCTGGAGAAAATGCGAAATGGAGTTCCTATTTTAGATACTGTAACTAAAAAATGTGAGGTTGAAAAAATAGATGATATGAACTTCAGAATTGTCCTTACACAAGGTCTGAACCGTCAAATCCGTAGAATGTGCGAATTTTTAGGCTATGAAGTGAAAAAGCTTAAAAGAATCCGTATCATGAATATAAAATTAGATCTTCCGATCGGTAAATGGAGAGATCTGACACATGAAGAGCTTGCTGCGCTGAATATGCATCTGGAAGATTCAAGTAAAACTGCTGACTAGAATTATTTGGTATACAGTCTCATTCTTGTTTCATACTCAGGTTTTAGCTTTAAATATTTCCAGATTTTTCTGTCATCGGGATTGCTGATTCTGTAATAAATGATTTTATCTGCAGAATATTTGAAATAGGGATGATTTCTCAGCCATTCTTCAGGAGCTTCTGTTAAGGTATATTTCTGAACATTTGAAGTGTTCAGTTGAGCAGTAGCAAGCAGCTTTTGGGTTAATTCAGGATCAATATTGTAAGTAGTCAGAATTTGCTCTTTATTGACAAATCCACCCAGTTTTTTCCTGAAACCAATCATAGAACCGGCTGCTTTTTCATCAAAACCGAATTCGATAAGCTGTTTGAAAGTGATAGCATTTAAATCCACTTTTGAAAAATCGGTTTTTTCCTGCTGCTTTATTTTGTTCTCATTATTTGGAGCTGAACTTAATCTGATAAAAGGTTTCATTTCTTCAAACTTTTCTGCAGAAATCACAAAACACTTCTGTAGGTCTTCTAAACTTTTAAAACTTCCTTTTAGATTCCGGTCACGATAATTAATAATGGTTTGCGACTGCTTATCAGAAAAACCAAAAGATTTCCATCCTTCAAGATCTAGTGTATTCGGATCAAAAAGATGATATTGAATGTTGGTCTTTTCATATTTGTTGTTTTTAGAATAATGAGTGAAGTTTGCCGGAGTCTTTTCCGGAAGGATTAAATAAGGACTCATTTTTTGGAAATTTTCCTCACTGATGATAAAACATTCTTTAAACTTTTCCTTGCTTACAAAACTGCCTCCCAAATATTTTTTATATTTCAAAATAGCATCTGCCTGTTTTTCGCTGAATCCCATTTGTATCCAGTCATTGGCTGAATAATGATCTGGATTGAATCTTCCTGAGATTGTGACAGTCCTTTTTTCAAAACTTTTGAAATTATTTGATTTTGCTTCTTTATTATTTTCAGGTAATAAAATATAAGTTTCCAGTTCTGAATATTTTTCTGCGGAAACGGCAAAACACTTCTTGAACTGTTCCTTAGAAATAAATCTCCCACCTATCATCTTTTTATAATTCAGAATTGTGGCTATCTGTTTTGAAGAAAAGCCTAAATGCTGCCATTGTTCTTCATTCAGATCATTAGGATCAAAATCTGTTAAACTTAAAACAGGGCTGTTTTCTGAAATGAATTTAATCTCCGGAAAATTTTCACTTTCCGCTTTAGAATAATTCTTAAATGCAAGAAGAATAAGCAGGACAATACCTAATCCTGCTATTTGTGTATAATAGCTTTTTTTCATCATAAAGTAAATTTAATATATAAGCTATATTAAATCTAACAATATGTGAAATAAATTGAGTTTTAGTCTGAATGATTTCCGAAAATCAAACACCTTCAGAATCCTTTTCTGCTAATGAATCTTTAAGTTTTAAAAGTTCTGCTTTTACGAATTCTAAGCGGTCTATTAAGGTAACAGTTTCAGAAATTTTGCTGTTGGTTGTAAGCGCAACACGGGCTCCGTCTAATGTATAGCCTTTTTCTTTTACCAAATGATAAATCATCTGTAAGTTGCTGATATCTTCCGGAGTGAAATATCGGTTTCCCTTTTTGTTCTTTTTGGGTTTTATAATTGGAAATTCCTGCTCCCAATAACGTATTAATGAAGTGTTTACATCAAATGCTTTTGCAACTTCTCCTATTGAATAATACAGCTTATCGGGTAAATTTATCTTCATTTTTTGAATCCTAATTTTCAAAGATAAAAATTTTTAAAAAACACTACAAATATATAAGCTCTGTTTGTGTTTTCAGCGCATAATAAAAGTAAAAATCATTACTGATTTCTGCAGAAAATACTTTTGTTTTCATTATTTTTGATTTAAAAATTACATTGGATTCTATTTCAGTGCTTCATATTGATCTGTTTCAGTCAGGGAAAAGAACCTCTGATTTTTATTTCAGTACACTACAAAATCATCTCATTGTAGGCCATCGTCATCTTGAGAAAGCACACCGTCATGATTTTTATGCTACCATTTTATTTACAAAAGGAACCGGAATTCATGAAATTGATTTTCAAAGATATGATGTTTCTGCAGGGAGCCTGTTTTTTATGTCTCCGGGACAAATCCACAGCTGGGAACTTTCAGAGGATATTGAAGGCTATCTTTTCTTCTGTTTGCAGGATTTTTATGAAATGCATTATGTGAATCAGAAGTTGAGAAACTTTCCTTTTTTCGGATCAGTCAATTTCCCGCGAAAATTACAGCTTAATGAAGCCGAATTAAAAGAAAATCTTAATTTGTTTCTTGAGTTGGAAAGAGAATATCACATCTGGGATATGATGAAAAACGGATATATACTGTCGTTGATGTCGCAGGTTTTTATAAAATCTACGAGGCAGTTTTCCAGAGATTTTGATGATCTCGCTTCTTCGGTAAGTATTTCCTATGTTAAACATTACCAGGATTTTGAAAATTACGTAGAGCAATATTTCAGCAAAGAAAAATCGATTACTTTTTATGCCTCATTAATGAATATTTCTCCAAAACATTTAAACCGTATTGCTCAGACGGTAGTGCAAAAAACAGCAACAGATGTGATCACCGAAAGAACAATTCTTGAAGCTAAAAGAATGCTGATGTATCTGGATGAAAGTCTGGTGGAAGTTGCTTTCAGACTGGGGTATGAAGAGTATTCTTATTTTGTGAGAGTATTCCGAAAAACTTCCGGAATGACTCCCACGCAGTTTATTAAAAAATACAAGGTTTAGAGTTTACATTCCTGATTTATAGTAAAAGCTTGAAAGGTCCTTCGAATATCGTTTCAAAAGAATCTACCATTTCACCTTTTTCATCAAAAACTCCGATGGTCATATTTTGCTTTGAGAATTGAATTTCTTTTTCAGGGAAAGTAATATTGATGTTTCCTTTTAAAATCTGATCTCCTTTTAAAATAATTGTATTAGGTCCAAAGAAATCAATTTCACCGTTTTGAGGAGCAACTACCTTAAGAGTCAATACCTTTTTCTCATTGGTCTTATTTAATAAGGTATAAATAAAAGAATTCGTAATCTTTCCGTTTTTTACAAAGAATGTAGATCCTGCCGGTTTAATGAATTTTGCTTCCATTGTACCTCTGTCATACATTAGAAAACCTAAAAATCCGATCAGTAGGCAGAGAAATGCTGCGGTAGCTTTCATTCTTGATGTGAATTTGAATTTCTCCTGGTTTTCAATTTCTGCTTCCGTGGCATAGCGGATCAAACCTTTTGGAAGTCCAACTTTCTCCATAATCTCATCACAAGCATCAATACAGGCGGTACAGTTCACGCATTCTAGCTGTTGCCCGTTTCTGATATCAATTCCTGTAGGGCAAACCACCACACATTGATGACAATCAATACAATCTCCTTTTCCTACGGCTTTCCGATCTTCATTATTTCTCCATTTTGAACGGTTTTCTCCTCTTTTAAAATCATAATACACATTGATAGTTTGTTTGTCAATTAAAACGCCCTGAAGTCTTCCATACGGACAAACGAGCGTGCAAACCTGTTCGCGGAGCCATGCAAAAGTAAAGTAGAAAGCTATAGCAAATCCGATCATTCCTAAGAATTTCAAAGAATGATCTACAGGACCTTCCGTGATTATTTTAAAAACTTCTTCATAACCTACAATATACATAAACATGACATTGGTAATAATTACCGATATTAAAGCAAAAAGAGTCCATTTTGTAAGTCTTTTCCTGATTTTTTCAGCGTCCCATTCCTGTCGGTCGAGCTTCATCTGTTTGTTTCGGTCTCCTTCTATCCAGTATTCTATTTTCCTGAAAACACTTTCCATAAAAATGGTCTGTGGACAAAGCCAGCCGCAAAAGATTCTTCCAAAAACAACAGTGAATAACATTACGAAGATGACAGAAGTTACAGCACCTAAAGCGAGAATGAAAAAATCCTGAAGATAAAAAGGCTGTCCGAAAATAAAGAATCTCCTGTCTATTACATTGAATAAGAAAATAGGATTGTTATTGACTTTAATAAATGGCAAACCAAAAAATAAAGCGAGTAAAAGGTAGCTTAAATAGTTTCTATAATTCGTATATTTTCCTTTTGGTTTTCTTGGAAATACCCACTTTCTCTTTCCGGATT
Above is a genomic segment from Chryseobacterium geocarposphaerae containing:
- a CDS encoding cell division protein FtsX, with the translated sequence MAKSVDEFNKKRLRSSNITVVISIALVLFLLGLMGLILINAQKYSDYIKEQLVVNAYFDQNYDAKDSVKIAKLEEETFKKVQTLAPVKRATYISREKAAQEAKKSMGIDSDALFEENIFPSSIEVALKPEYVDPAKINEAIKIISSVPGIVDVKNDSSLMVDVYNNLNRILKWILGFSLLFLVLAVVLINNSIRLKIFSKRFIIKTMQLVGAKRRFILKPFIIEAIILGAIGSVIGLLALFGVWYYFTSQIGSAFVQDTQQYFWLVLLVLGVGIFITVLSTVVATWRFLRTNVDDLYYS
- a CDS encoding AraC family transcriptional regulator, with product MDSISVLHIDLFQSGKRTSDFYFSTLQNHLIVGHRHLEKAHRHDFYATILFTKGTGIHEIDFQRYDVSAGSLFFMSPGQIHSWELSEDIEGYLFFCLQDFYEMHYVNQKLRNFPFFGSVNFPRKLQLNEAELKENLNLFLELEREYHIWDMMKNGYILSLMSQVFIKSTRQFSRDFDDLASSVSISYVKHYQDFENYVEQYFSKEKSITFYASLMNISPKHLNRIAQTVVQKTATDVITERTILEAKRMLMYLDESLVEVAFRLGYEEYSYFVRVFRKTSGMTPTQFIKKYKV
- a CDS encoding helix-hairpin-helix domain-containing protein is translated as MMKKSYYTQIAGLGIVLLILLAFKNYSKAESENFPEIKFISENSPVLSLTDFDPNDLNEEQWQHLGFSSKQIATILNYKKMIGGRFISKEQFKKCFAVSAEKYSELETYILLPENNKEAKSNNFKSFEKRTVTISGRFNPDHYSANDWIQMGFSEKQADAILKYKKYLGGSFVSKEKFKECFIISEENFQKMSPYLILPEKTPANFTHYSKNNKYEKTNIQYHLFDPNTLDLEGWKSFGFSDKQSQTIINYRDRNLKGSFKSLEDLQKCFVISAEKFEEMKPFIRLSSAPNNENKIKQQEKTDFSKVDLNAITFKQLIEFGFDEKAAGSMIGFRKKLGGFVNKEQILTTYNIDPELTQKLLATAQLNTSNVQKYTLTEAPEEWLRNHPYFKYSADKIIYYRISNPDDRKIWKYLKLKPEYETRMRLYTK
- the ccoG gene encoding cytochrome c oxidase accessory protein CcoG; the encoded protein is MNIQSDNFQPIETDYEDFRNSVGTMDQSGKRKWVFPRKPKGKYTNYRNYLSYLLLALFFGLPFIKVNNNPIFLFNVIDRRFFIFGQPFYLQDFFILALGAVTSVIFVMLFTVVFGRIFCGWLCPQTIFMESVFRKIEYWIEGDRNKQMKLDRQEWDAEKIRKRLTKWTLFALISVIITNVMFMYIVGYEEVFKIITEGPVDHSLKFLGMIGFAIAFYFTFAWLREQVCTLVCPYGRLQGVLIDKQTINVYYDFKRGENRSKWRNNEDRKAVGKGDCIDCHQCVVVCPTGIDIRNGQQLECVNCTACIDACDEIMEKVGLPKGLIRYATEAEIENQEKFKFTSRMKATAAFLCLLIGFLGFLMYDRGTMEAKFIKPAGSTFFVKNGKITNSFIYTLLNKTNEKKVLTLKVVAPQNGEIDFFGPNTIILKGDQILKGNINITFPEKEIQFSKQNMTIGVFDEKGEMVDSFETIFEGPFKLLL
- the rluF gene encoding 23S rRNA pseudouridine(2604) synthase RluF, encoding MEKTRINKYLSEVGYCSRRAADKLLEEGRITINGKIPELGTKVSDEDLVEVDGKPICEPQEKPVYIAFNKPVGIVCTTDTKREKNNIVDYINHPKRIFPIGRLDKPSEGLILLTSDGDIVNKILRARNNHEKEYLVRVDKPITPKFLEKMRNGVPILDTVTKKCEVEKIDDMNFRIVLTQGLNRQIRRMCEFLGYEVKKLKRIRIMNIKLDLPIGKWRDLTHEELAALNMHLEDSSKTAD
- a CDS encoding MerR family transcriptional regulator — its product is MKINLPDKLYYSIGEVAKAFDVNTSLIRYWEQEFPIIKPKKNKKGNRYFTPEDISNLQMIYHLVKEKGYTLDGARVALTTNSKISETVTLIDRLEFVKAELLKLKDSLAEKDSEGV
- the truB gene encoding tRNA pseudouridine(55) synthase TruB, which produces MTAEDLQSGHIFLLDKPLDWTSFQAVNKMKYKLKREFNLPKKFKIGHAGTLDPRATGLLIVCCGKFTKKIPEIQDARKEYWTEIKIGVQTESYDTEKPEILHQDFSHITEEQIKTVLEKFIGEIEQKPPVFSAIKIDGQRAYNLARAGEEVEMKSRKTTILYIKDIKIDLPLVSFTVGCSKGTYIRSLAHDIGQELRVGAYLTQLRRTKIGDYTIENATSDFLDNDFRFDNL
- a CDS encoding DUF3098 domain-containing protein, whose protein sequence is MSNKTNKFSAADFGKETEASKENTFYFGKENFKWMLIGLACIVVGFLLMMGPDANTVDGKFDPNSWNDDIFSIRRIRIAPLFVIIGFAIEVYAILKKK
- a CDS encoding undecaprenyl-diphosphate phosphatase gives rise to the protein MDLIKAIIIAIIEGLTEYLPISSTAHMGFTANLMGLPEDEFLKMFQVSIQFGAILSVVVAYWKKFFDLKNLTFYYKLAFAVVPALVLGYLFDDKIEAVLGNQIAISSVLVLGGIVLLFADQWFKNPKIDDEKGITVRNAITIGFWQCLAMMPGTSRSAASIIGGMAQGLTRKAAAEFSFFLAVPTMLAVTVYSVFVKTWGKETATPQKGYEMIMASQDHITIFIVGNVVAFIVALIAIKAFIGVLNKYGFKPWGWYRIFVGVALLIYFYFFK